Proteins from a single region of Weeksella virosa DSM 16922:
- a CDS encoding BrxA/BrxB family bacilliredoxin gives MYPSEIVLPMKEQLTSHGFKDLTSAQAVEEALQQPGTTLVMVNSVCGCAAGAARPGVILSLDNEKVPTNLTTVFAGYDIDAVAKAREHFAPFPPSSPAIALFKDGELVHMLERHHIEGHSAEVIAENLKSAYNDFV, from the coding sequence ATGTATCCATCAGAAATAGTATTACCCATGAAAGAGCAATTGACTTCTCATGGGTTTAAAGATTTAACATCTGCGCAAGCGGTAGAAGAAGCATTACAACAACCAGGAACTACTCTGGTAATGGTCAATAGCGTTTGTGGGTGTGCAGCAGGGGCAGCAAGACCAGGAGTTATATTATCCTTAGATAACGAAAAAGTGCCTACTAACCTTACAACTGTTTTTGCTGGTTATGATATAGATGCTGTGGCCAAAGCACGCGAGCACTTTGCTCCATTCCCGCCAAGTTCACCGGCAATTGCACTTTTCAAAGATGGTGAATTGGTACATATGTTAGAGCGTCACCATATAGAAGGACACTCAGCAGAAGTTATCGCAGAAAATCTAAAATCTGCTTATAACGATTTTGTCTAA
- a CDS encoding S8 family serine peptidase — translation MQKIFTVGLGLFCTFLTAQELVFVEFKDKPQATVSLAQPLSILSQDALDRRNKRGVNLDERDVPLEVTYVQQVKKNFPILGHSKWLNGVVVNAKSEQDILTLSQLPFVNKVETFVQNPKAVRTENKVSKFTVSTRNLDRTKAHVSDEFIQQLNLQVLHNQGFTGKNVKLAVIDAGFPYVNTMQAFANSRNNGRIKFTYDFVTKSTDVYNVNSNDHGTMVLSNIAAKTPEYTGTGYDADLYLFRTEDAATETPLEMVYWVMAAEKADSLGVDIINTSLGYYEFDDARYNYSTDDLDGKTTYITRGANIAAEKGMILVISAGNERSSPWGKISAPADAHNVLSIGAVDLQGNIAYFSSYGPTADNRIKPDVVALGVSVPVYNYGWWGEEIVRNNGTSFSSPITAGAVASLIQKYEKFTVAQIIEAVHQAGNRFQNPNNDYGHGIPDFAKIMHYLDENLSTSVFANQNLEIYPNPTKDWLIIKSATSINRLEILDTNGRVVRAYSKKNTISLKSLLKGVYFVKIYFSDGKAVTQKIIKQ, via the coding sequence ATGCAAAAAATATTTACAGTAGGATTAGGGCTTTTTTGTACGTTTTTAACTGCACAAGAATTGGTTTTTGTCGAGTTCAAGGATAAACCACAAGCAACTGTTTCACTTGCTCAACCACTAAGCATTCTTTCTCAAGACGCGTTGGACAGACGAAACAAAAGAGGAGTGAATCTCGATGAGCGAGATGTACCGTTGGAGGTTACCTATGTACAACAAGTGAAAAAAAATTTTCCGATTTTAGGTCACTCTAAATGGCTCAATGGAGTAGTAGTAAATGCGAAATCTGAGCAGGATATTCTTACTCTTTCTCAATTACCTTTTGTGAATAAAGTAGAGACCTTTGTTCAAAATCCCAAAGCAGTACGAACCGAAAATAAAGTTTCAAAATTTACGGTTTCTACAAGAAATCTAGACAGAACCAAAGCGCATGTTTCGGATGAGTTTATTCAACAATTGAATCTACAAGTATTGCATAATCAAGGATTTACAGGTAAAAATGTAAAACTAGCTGTGATTGATGCGGGCTTTCCTTATGTAAATACCATGCAAGCTTTTGCAAATAGTAGAAATAATGGTAGAATAAAATTTACGTATGATTTTGTTACCAAAAGCACCGATGTTTATAATGTAAACTCTAATGACCATGGAACAATGGTTTTGAGTAATATTGCTGCAAAAACTCCAGAATATACGGGCACAGGTTACGATGCCGATTTGTATCTATTTCGCACAGAAGATGCTGCAACAGAGACACCCTTAGAAATGGTTTATTGGGTAATGGCAGCAGAAAAAGCCGATAGTTTAGGAGTAGATATCATCAACACTTCCTTGGGTTATTATGAGTTCGACGATGCCCGCTATAATTATTCTACAGACGATTTGGATGGCAAAACAACCTACATCACTCGAGGCGCAAATATCGCAGCAGAGAAAGGTATGATTTTGGTGATTTCTGCCGGGAATGAACGCTCTTCTCCTTGGGGGAAAATTTCTGCTCCAGCAGATGCACATAATGTTTTATCAATTGGTGCTGTCGATTTGCAAGGGAATATTGCGTATTTCTCATCCTATGGGCCCACGGCCGATAATCGCATAAAACCTGATGTGGTCGCTCTAGGTGTTTCGGTGCCGGTCTATAATTATGGATGGTGGGGCGAGGAAATAGTACGGAATAACGGGACATCCTTTTCTTCTCCGATAACGGCAGGTGCAGTAGCATCATTGATTCAGAAATATGAAAAATTTACAGTAGCACAAATCATAGAAGCTGTTCACCAAGCAGGAAATCGTTTTCAAAATCCGAACAACGATTACGGACATGGAATACCAGATTTTGCAAAAATAATGCACTATTTAGATGAAAATCTTTCGACAAGCGTTTTTGCAAATCAAAATCTAGAAATTTACCCAAATCCGACCAAAGATTGGTTAATTATAAAGTCGGCTACATCGATCAATCGTTTAGAGATTTTGGATACGAATGGACGCGTTGTACGAGCATATTCTAAGAAGAACACTATTTCTCTGAAAAGTCTTTTGAAAGGAGTTTATTTCGTGAAGATTTATTTTTCAGATGGTAAGGCAGTTACTCAAAAAATTATTAAACAATAA
- a CDS encoding T9SS type A sorting domain-containing protein, whose translation MKKIFTLLSVAAVSVAFAQKINVNKDQLQSSYNEAGTPDAVYSDNGSKAEQSIIQYSDPQVFSDSTPLCQSSTPGEPVKNHDSRFFDLTTAGIDGDFKITKVEFATSVYNGVTFDATVALLPSGVDVTADEIPMSMDDLVEDAYGSITVPAGQTAWHTIEFFEPYTIPAGSKFGAAVGYSFVNGGDSRAWFGNNDKPQTAHSYIGWPGSECVTDEGAISLASLGFPDVSWLLHVTGETSLGTVELGSSKLRVGVSGNELKIELENNLKIAKVEIADVSGRVIPVKVALDGKVNISNLSKGVYFVRVQDNNGVTRISKFVK comes from the coding sequence ATGAAAAAAATCTTTACTCTTTTATCAGTTGCAGCTGTTTCAGTAGCTTTTGCACAAAAAATCAATGTAAACAAAGATCAATTGCAATCTTCTTATAACGAGGCAGGAACTCCAGATGCTGTATATAGCGACAATGGTTCGAAAGCTGAGCAATCTATCATCCAGTATTCTGATCCTCAGGTTTTCTCAGACTCTACACCTTTATGTCAATCTAGCACACCAGGAGAGCCAGTAAAAAACCACGATAGCCGTTTCTTTGATTTAACTACTGCCGGTATAGATGGTGACTTCAAAATTACTAAAGTAGAGTTTGCTACTTCTGTTTATAACGGAGTAACATTTGATGCTACAGTTGCTTTATTACCTTCAGGTGTTGATGTAACTGCTGATGAAATTCCGATGTCAATGGATGACCTTGTAGAGGATGCATACGGTAGTATTACTGTTCCAGCTGGACAAACAGCATGGCATACGATTGAGTTTTTTGAACCATATACCATCCCAGCAGGTTCTAAATTTGGTGCTGCAGTAGGGTATTCATTCGTTAATGGAGGTGACTCAAGAGCTTGGTTTGGTAACAACGATAAACCACAAACAGCACATTCTTATATCGGATGGCCAGGGTCTGAGTGTGTTACCGACGAGGGTGCAATAAGCCTTGCTTCTTTAGGTTTCCCAGATGTTTCTTGGTTATTACACGTAACTGGTGAAACTAGTTTAGGAACTGTAGAATTAGGAAGCTCTAAATTACGAGTAGGAGTATCTGGTAATGAATTAAAAATTGAATTAGAGAATAATTTAAAAATTGCTAAAGTAGAAATTGCTGATGTTTCAGGTCGTGTTATCCCTGTAAAAGTTGCTTTAGACGGAAAAGTAAATATCTCTAACTTATCAAAAGGAGTTTACTTTGTACGTGTACAAGACAACAACGGTGTAACTCGTATTTCTAAATTCGTAAAATAA
- a CDS encoding MarC family protein encodes MQIFQELSLEQIGATFAVLFAVIDILGSIPIIVDIRSKAGHIQSEKAAIAAGILLISFLFFGTKILSLFNVDVQAFAVAGAFVIFVIALEMILGIEIQKGVEASSASIVPIAFPLVAGAGSLTTVLSLRSQYEDVNIVIGIILNMLVVYLVLKFAGKLEKVLGPGVLSILKKVFGVILLSIAIKLFTTNIGALFINEFNI; translated from the coding sequence ATGCAAATCTTCCAAGAATTATCATTAGAACAGATCGGTGCTACTTTTGCCGTTTTGTTTGCGGTTATCGATATTTTGGGTAGCATACCAATTATTGTCGATATCCGTTCGAAAGCAGGTCATATACAATCAGAAAAAGCAGCGATTGCTGCAGGTATTCTCCTTATTTCTTTTTTGTTTTTCGGGACTAAGATTCTCAGTCTTTTTAATGTCGATGTACAAGCCTTTGCTGTGGCCGGTGCGTTTGTTATTTTTGTGATTGCCTTAGAAATGATTTTGGGTATCGAAATCCAAAAAGGGGTCGAAGCGAGCTCTGCCTCTATCGTACCTATTGCTTTCCCGTTAGTTGCTGGAGCTGGATCATTGACTACGGTTTTATCTTTACGTTCGCAATATGAAGATGTTAATATCGTGATAGGTATTATATTAAATATGCTCGTCGTATATTTGGTGCTAAAATTTGCTGGGAAATTAGAGAAAGTTTTGGGCCCTGGCGTTTTGAGTATTCTGAAGAAAGTTTTTGGTGTTATTTTATTATCCATCGCAATAAAATTATTTACAACCAATATTGGCGCCCTATTTATAAATGAATTTAATATATGA
- a CDS encoding aspartate-semialdehyde dehydrogenase: protein MKIVVVGVTGMVGQIMLAVLEERNFPITELIPVASARSVGNTVNFKGEEIPIVSIEEAIEKRAAIALFSAGGDVSLKWAPFFAEKGITVIDNSSAFRMDKKVPLIVPEINADILTKNDKIIANPNCSTIQLVMVLNPLHKKYGIKRVIVSTYQSVTGTGKEAVDQLEGEIKGEKTAMVYPYQIFKNALPHCDVFDEETAYTKEELKLTREPKKIMRIPELKITATAVRVPVQGGHSESVNIEFENDFDLADVRRILSQEDGVVVQDNPETNIYPMALFSEGKDEVFVGRIRRDYSQPNTLNCWIVADNLRKGAATNTVQIAEYLLKNNLV, encoded by the coding sequence ATGAAAATAGTGGTTGTAGGTGTTACCGGAATGGTCGGACAAATAATGTTAGCAGTCCTAGAAGAAAGAAATTTCCCAATAACCGAATTGATTCCTGTTGCTTCTGCTCGTTCGGTAGGAAATACTGTAAACTTCAAAGGAGAAGAAATTCCGATCGTGTCGATTGAAGAGGCTATAGAAAAAAGAGCTGCTATTGCTTTGTTCTCTGCAGGAGGCGATGTTTCTTTAAAATGGGCACCTTTCTTCGCAGAAAAAGGAATTACCGTAATAGACAACTCATCAGCTTTCCGAATGGATAAAAAAGTTCCCTTGATTGTACCAGAAATCAATGCAGATATTCTGACCAAGAACGATAAAATCATCGCCAACCCTAATTGTTCTACCATTCAACTAGTAATGGTACTCAATCCACTTCATAAAAAATACGGAATAAAGCGAGTTATAGTTTCCACCTATCAATCGGTTACCGGAACCGGTAAAGAGGCAGTAGATCAATTAGAAGGAGAAATAAAAGGAGAAAAAACAGCCATGGTTTATCCTTACCAAATCTTCAAAAATGCATTACCGCATTGCGATGTTTTTGATGAAGAAACAGCTTATACCAAAGAAGAATTAAAACTCACTCGAGAACCTAAGAAAATTATGCGTATACCAGAGCTCAAAATTACTGCAACTGCTGTGCGAGTTCCCGTGCAAGGCGGACATTCTGAGTCGGTGAACATCGAGTTTGAAAATGATTTTGATTTGGCCGATGTACGGCGAATTTTATCACAAGAAGATGGAGTAGTGGTACAAGATAATCCAGAAACTAATATCTATCCTATGGCACTGTTTTCTGAAGGGAAAGATGAGGTTTTTGTCGGTAGAATTCGTAGAGATTACTCTCAGCCCAATACTCTTAATTGTTGGATTGTTGCTGATAACTTGCGCAAAGGAGCCGCGACCAACACTGTCCAGATAGCCGAATATTTATTGAAAAATAATTTAGTCTAG
- a CDS encoding VWA domain-containing protein, whose translation MQWGDIQQAWWFLALIVLVYLSINVYRWRKKVKASFADSHLQRLIFPGHSPSKFGLKLLLSCLGLFLLILALMDPLGGVEEREVSREGIDIVYLLDVSTSMDAQDVAPSRLMKASRIISQSLNSLGGDRAALVIFAADGYTISPLTNDYAAIDSYLGSLSTNLISNQGTDFSAAFREAVSVLKGAPNTSKLVVLLSDGEDHESGENQSIKLANDNQIHVVSIGIGTDKGAPIPVQSMYGDEYKTDQYGRTVITKLEEKNLDKIAKQTNGMYLSNGTINEVTHQINEYKKRLDKTQISQSFTHDMKHLFQWFLGFAILLLFIELLTSDYKKFNGKKE comes from the coding sequence ATGCAGTGGGGTGATATACAACAAGCTTGGTGGTTTTTGGCACTAATTGTTTTGGTTTATCTTTCGATCAATGTGTATCGTTGGCGAAAAAAAGTAAAAGCTTCTTTTGCCGATTCTCATTTGCAAAGGTTGATTTTTCCAGGTCATTCACCATCAAAATTTGGTCTGAAACTTTTGCTTTCTTGTCTTGGATTATTCTTACTTATCTTGGCACTTATGGATCCATTGGGTGGTGTAGAAGAAAGAGAAGTTAGCCGAGAAGGCATCGATATTGTATATCTTTTAGATGTTTCGACCAGTATGGATGCACAAGATGTTGCACCTAGCCGTTTAATGAAAGCTTCTCGCATTATCAGCCAATCCCTTAATTCGCTAGGAGGTGATAGAGCAGCCTTGGTAATTTTTGCAGCAGACGGTTACACCATTTCACCGCTTACCAATGATTATGCTGCAATCGATAGTTATCTTGGTAGTCTATCTACGAATTTGATTTCTAATCAAGGAACCGATTTTTCGGCTGCCTTTCGAGAAGCTGTTTCCGTTCTCAAAGGTGCACCCAATACCAGTAAATTAGTGGTACTTTTGTCCGATGGAGAAGATCATGAAAGTGGTGAAAATCAATCGATTAAATTAGCGAATGACAATCAGATTCATGTGGTTTCAATTGGGATAGGAACAGATAAAGGCGCACCAATTCCTGTACAATCCATGTATGGAGATGAGTATAAAACCGATCAATACGGGCGAACTGTCATTACCAAATTAGAAGAAAAAAATCTTGATAAAATTGCTAAACAAACCAACGGGATGTACCTCAGTAATGGGACGATAAATGAAGTTACACATCAGATAAATGAGTATAAAAAACGTTTGGATAAAACCCAAATATCACAATCATTCACCCACGATATGAAACACCTTTTTCAATGGTTTTTAGGATTTGCGATTTTGTTACTTTTTATAGAATTATTAACATCTGACTATAAGAAATTTAACGGAAAAAAAGAATAA
- the rnpA gene encoding ribonuclease P protein component, producing the protein MSATFGKDEKLKSRKAIERLFTDSRSYSVYPLRIVYRVSEQEKNQFAVSVSKKRFKLAVDRNKMKRRIREAYRLNKTLLDNSPLRYEMMVIYLSKDKNSFLEIEKAMQVILKKLVSVSNAH; encoded by the coding sequence ATGTCTGCAACTTTTGGCAAAGATGAAAAACTGAAAAGTCGTAAAGCAATCGAGCGTTTGTTTACCGATTCACGATCGTACTCGGTCTACCCTTTACGAATTGTTTATCGGGTAAGCGAACAAGAAAAAAATCAATTTGCAGTAAGTGTCAGTAAAAAAAGATTCAAATTAGCGGTGGATCGCAATAAGATGAAAAGAAGAATACGAGAGGCGTATCGTCTTAATAAAACCCTACTCGATAATAGTCCTTTACGGTATGAAATGATGGTTATCTATCTTAGTAAAGATAAAAATAGCTTTCTCGAGATTGAGAAAGCTATGCAAGTTATTTTGAAGAAGCTTGTTTCTGTTTCAAATGCTCATTAA
- a CDS encoding amino acid permease gives MSRKEESNQTSSLVRGLTNRHIQLIALGGAIGTGLFLGIGQAAVLAGPSVILGYAMAGVIAFFIMRQLGEMVVQEPVSGSFSYFAYKYWGNFPGFASGWNYWILYILVSMAELTAIGHYVHFWWPEIPLWVSSLFFFLVITVLNLASVKVYGETEFWFSIIKVIAIIAMIIFGTYLLLSGTGGENATIENLWNNGGFFPKGLFNHSENHYTGLFAAMALIMFSFGGLELIGITAAEAKNPEKTIPKATNQVIYRILIFYVGALIILFSLSPWAEIDKDSSPFVMVFKNLDGFELDLFGHTISFTKLIANALNIIVLTAALSVYNSSVYSNSRMLFGLAEQGNAPKALLKLNKNHVPINAILVSSCFAAICIIINKVIPEKALEYLMSLVVSALIINWLMISYTHLKFRKNKVNNHIETKFPSIFYPISNYISIVFLLTILVLMTLTGMHVPVILIPIWIGILFVFYKFYKGKKS, from the coding sequence ATGAGTCGAAAAGAAGAATCCAATCAAACATCAAGCTTAGTTCGTGGACTGACCAATCGGCATATTCAGCTCATTGCCTTGGGCGGTGCAATTGGCACAGGATTATTTTTGGGAATCGGGCAAGCTGCAGTTTTAGCTGGTCCTTCTGTAATTTTGGGGTATGCAATGGCTGGGGTTATTGCTTTTTTTATCATGCGTCAGTTGGGCGAAATGGTCGTACAAGAACCTGTCTCTGGTAGCTTTAGTTATTTCGCTTATAAATATTGGGGAAATTTCCCAGGCTTTGCATCTGGTTGGAATTATTGGATTCTCTACATTCTGGTAAGTATGGCAGAACTTACAGCCATCGGTCATTATGTACATTTTTGGTGGCCAGAAATTCCGCTTTGGGTATCGAGCTTATTTTTCTTTTTGGTCATTACAGTACTCAATTTGGCTTCTGTAAAAGTCTATGGTGAAACTGAATTCTGGTTTTCTATCATCAAAGTCATTGCAATTATTGCGATGATAATTTTTGGCACATATTTATTATTAAGTGGTACTGGAGGAGAAAATGCAACGATAGAAAACTTATGGAATAATGGAGGTTTCTTCCCGAAAGGTCTTTTTAATCATTCAGAAAATCACTATACAGGTTTGTTTGCTGCTATGGCACTTATTATGTTTTCTTTCGGAGGACTCGAATTAATCGGTATTACTGCTGCTGAAGCAAAAAATCCAGAAAAAACAATCCCAAAAGCAACTAACCAAGTGATTTATAGGATATTAATTTTCTATGTAGGAGCTCTAATTATATTATTTTCGTTGAGTCCTTGGGCAGAAATAGATAAAGATTCAAGTCCATTTGTGATGGTTTTTAAGAATTTAGATGGTTTCGAGTTGGATCTTTTTGGGCACACTATTAGTTTTACCAAACTGATCGCAAATGCACTAAATATCATTGTTTTAACGGCAGCTCTTTCGGTCTATAACAGTAGTGTTTATAGTAATAGTCGAATGCTTTTTGGGTTGGCCGAACAAGGAAATGCCCCTAAAGCTTTACTAAAACTAAACAAGAATCATGTGCCAATAAATGCAATTTTGGTTTCATCTTGTTTTGCGGCAATTTGCATTATCATCAATAAAGTTATACCAGAAAAAGCATTAGAATATCTTATGTCTCTGGTTGTCTCTGCGTTGATTATCAATTGGTTGATGATAAGTTATACCCATCTAAAATTTAGGAAAAATAAAGTAAACAATCACATAGAAACAAAATTTCCATCAATATTTTATCCAATCTCTAATTATATTTCTATTGTATTTCTACTAACGATTTTAGTACTGATGACCCTGACTGGGATGCATGTTCCAGTAATTTTAATTCCAATTTGGATAGGAATTTTATTTGTATTCTATAAATTTTATAAGGGTAAAAAATCTTAA
- a CDS encoding BatD family protein, whose product MLWSKTWAQNVTFKSQVSSQQVRVGEHFKLGFYLISDSRSISVDSPIDYPNLKSFRVLDETNVRNFQVVNGQMQSSSGLELVLLAEKEGNYRIGPAKVVIDGRTYSTRTLDITVIERSNATNQAAHNQGVFLSSEVTKKNPYVNEAINLSVKLYATNYNAFNRVRNFKPANLSGFDAKTIPDEEMGERMKQEMINGRYYISEELVRYLLFPQDAGNLKIGSFTADLYISGYYGADPVKLSSEPIHLKVKSLPAGKPKNFSGAVGNFTMQTTIDKTNLNQEESANIAIEISGEGNLNNIALPSIRGNEHLEIYPPQKHENLSISSKGYKGKISEKFVVIPQYGGEYHLDPIEFSYFNPTTEKYVTLTSKTIKLAVNGNPAPVKVDSTAKVGQVNDYLANIGKESSTLPTLTEKLPEKVEEISGNIWIWLLGGIMVLVGGIVWYRKKNTTEKNENILEEKSKIQSQKNNPKPVLKLNCKKDLQELKTLVHEPIFYTKQEELLMKIGQNLTHLDVANFTDQRAITLMKEAQISEDFIVEWHRLLSNARRAKYGAMKNTSDSLQALSDTESLIRMYQAIG is encoded by the coding sequence ATGCTCTGGTCGAAAACTTGGGCACAAAATGTTACATTCAAATCTCAGGTGAGTTCGCAACAAGTTCGAGTAGGAGAACATTTCAAACTTGGTTTTTATTTGATTAGTGATAGCCGATCAATTTCAGTAGATTCACCAATCGATTATCCAAATCTGAAGAGTTTTCGTGTTTTAGATGAAACAAATGTGCGCAATTTTCAGGTTGTAAACGGTCAGATGCAATCTTCTTCTGGTTTGGAGTTGGTTTTGTTGGCCGAAAAAGAAGGGAATTATAGAATTGGTCCGGCAAAAGTTGTTATCGATGGTAGAACATATAGTACTCGCACTTTGGATATTACGGTGATAGAACGATCGAATGCGACAAATCAAGCAGCACACAATCAGGGTGTTTTTTTATCGTCGGAAGTAACCAAAAAAAATCCTTACGTCAATGAAGCAATCAATCTTTCGGTAAAATTATACGCAACCAATTACAATGCTTTCAATCGTGTTCGAAATTTCAAACCTGCAAATTTATCAGGTTTCGATGCCAAAACGATTCCCGATGAAGAAATGGGCGAACGCATGAAACAAGAAATGATCAACGGTCGATATTATATCTCAGAAGAATTGGTGCGGTATCTTCTTTTTCCGCAAGATGCAGGCAATCTAAAAATAGGATCATTTACGGCAGATCTATATATTTCGGGCTATTATGGTGCCGACCCTGTTAAATTATCATCCGAGCCTATTCATCTCAAAGTGAAAAGTTTGCCAGCCGGTAAACCCAAAAATTTTAGTGGAGCAGTAGGAAATTTTACTATGCAAACTACCATCGACAAAACGAATCTCAACCAAGAAGAAAGTGCAAATATAGCGATAGAAATTTCGGGGGAAGGAAATCTAAACAATATTGCTTTACCTAGTATACGAGGAAACGAACATTTAGAAATTTATCCACCACAAAAGCATGAAAATCTAAGCATTAGTTCGAAAGGTTACAAAGGAAAAATATCTGAAAAATTTGTAGTAATCCCGCAATATGGCGGTGAATATCACTTAGATCCGATAGAATTTTCGTACTTCAATCCTACGACTGAAAAGTACGTCACTTTAACCTCTAAAACCATAAAACTTGCCGTAAATGGGAATCCTGCACCGGTAAAAGTAGATTCGACTGCAAAGGTTGGGCAGGTGAATGATTATTTGGCTAATATTGGAAAAGAAAGTAGTACTTTGCCAACACTCACCGAAAAATTGCCCGAAAAAGTAGAAGAAATATCGGGTAATATTTGGATTTGGTTGTTAGGAGGTATTATGGTTTTGGTCGGAGGTATTGTTTGGTATAGAAAGAAAAACACTACCGAAAAAAATGAGAATATTCTAGAAGAGAAATCGAAAATACAATCACAGAAAAATAATCCGAAACCAGTTCTAAAATTAAATTGTAAAAAAGATCTACAAGAACTGAAAACTCTCGTGCATGAACCTATTTTTTATACTAAACAAGAAGAATTGTTGATGAAAATAGGACAAAATCTAACGCATTTAGACGTGGCTAATTTTACCGATCAGCGAGCCATTACGCTGATGAAAGAAGCACAAATCAGTGAAGATTTTATAGTAGAATGGCACCGATTACTTAGCAATGCACGACGAGCAAAATACGGCGCCATGAAAAACACCTCTGATAGTTTACAAGCCTTATCGGATACAGAGTCATTGATCCGTATGTATCAAGCTATTGGATAG
- a CDS encoding tetratricopeptide repeat protein, which yields MSYTIKKISRLFFALFFSISWAQNQTKDDIILGNEAFEKGNYEQAEFRYKKAATEEPNSVKANYNLGNTLFEQKRYKESISHYKKSAQLAQNKIDKQKAYHNMGNAYMQEKEFAKALESYKEALKNNPRDEDTRHNYALAKKMLEEEQEKSKQEKNNEKKDQDTSNQNQNSSSNPSSNQKQQNEQKQQNSPQQLSQEQGKNPKQEKNNGQQAQSGGDKGHQRGEDGQESQQIHQGEDGTGKENRNTPNTSRGDGLLKALQNQEANTQRKYIEQKAKKTRNNASKDW from the coding sequence ATGAGTTACACAATAAAAAAAATTAGCAGACTATTCTTTGCATTGTTTTTTTCGATTTCTTGGGCTCAAAACCAAACCAAGGACGATATTATTTTGGGCAACGAAGCTTTTGAAAAAGGAAACTATGAACAAGCTGAATTTAGATATAAGAAAGCAGCCACAGAGGAGCCCAACTCGGTAAAAGCCAATTATAATTTGGGCAATACTTTATTCGAACAAAAAAGGTACAAAGAAAGTATATCGCACTATAAAAAGTCGGCTCAACTAGCCCAAAACAAAATAGACAAACAGAAAGCTTATCACAATATGGGTAATGCCTATATGCAAGAAAAAGAATTTGCTAAAGCCTTAGAAAGTTATAAAGAAGCATTAAAAAATAATCCACGCGATGAGGATACACGGCATAATTATGCTTTGGCTAAAAAGATGTTAGAAGAAGAACAAGAAAAATCAAAACAAGAGAAAAATAACGAGAAGAAAGATCAAGATACTTCCAATCAAAATCAAAATTCTTCGTCTAATCCATCATCTAACCAAAAACAACAAAACGAACAAAAACAACAAAATTCTCCTCAGCAACTATCTCAAGAACAAGGAAAAAATCCGAAACAAGAAAAGAATAATGGGCAACAAGCTCAGAGTGGTGGCGATAAAGGTCATCAACGTGGTGAAGACGGCCAAGAATCACAGCAGATACATCAAGGGGAGGACGGTACTGGAAAAGAAAACCGAAATACACCCAATACAAGTCGTGGAGATGGTTTGCTAAAAGCACTGCAAAACCAAGAAGCGAATACTCAACGAAAATACATAGAACAAAAAGCAAAAAAAACAAGAAATAACGCCTCGAAGGATTGGTAA
- a CDS encoding RNA polymerase sigma factor codes for MNEKQMIKACINHDSKAQKMLYEKYDARFFGVCKRYFSNIHQAEDALVKGFLRVFQNLESYRFQGSFEGWMHRIFVNECLMELRKNKAIMVDYDQSIEAKTLIATENTSLEEQDIMQTLFLLPEGCRLVFTLFVLEGYKHKEIAQILEISEGTSKSQLNLAKTKLKELLSKQTK; via the coding sequence TTGAACGAGAAACAAATGATAAAGGCTTGCATCAATCATGATTCTAAAGCACAAAAAATGCTTTATGAAAAATATGATGCACGATTTTTTGGAGTTTGTAAACGATATTTTTCTAATATTCATCAAGCCGAAGATGCTTTGGTAAAAGGATTCTTAAGAGTTTTTCAGAATTTAGAATCTTATCGATTTCAGGGAAGTTTTGAAGGTTGGATGCATCGTATTTTTGTAAATGAATGCCTGATGGAATTGCGTAAAAACAAGGCAATTATGGTAGATTATGATCAATCTATCGAAGCCAAAACACTAATAGCAACCGAAAATACATCACTCGAAGAACAGGATATCATGCAAACTTTGTTTCTCTTGCCAGAAGGCTGCCGATTGGTTTTTACTCTTTTTGTATTAGAAGGGTATAAACACAAAGAAATTGCTCAAATCTTGGAAATATCAGAAGGAACTTCTAAATCGCAGCTCAATCTAGCCAAAACAAAGCTAAAAGAGCTATTGAGCAAACAAACTAAGTAA